From Bdellovibrio sp. KM01:
CGAGGAGCCACAGTGAAAGGCTTCCATTTCGCAAGCATCTGCGCGACAGGAGCGGTGTCTGCAATTGCGGCACTCGCATCAGCACTGAATTTACGACCAATCTCGACGGCTTTTTGTAGAACTCCATGTTCTCCTCCCAGGAGATGTGATGTGGAATCAATCTCGACGAAAATATAATGTGGAAAACGAAACTGAACGCGCGGGCTTAAAACAAGAAAGGCCTCAGCTGAGGAGCTTTCTTGCTGTGTTTTTAAATTGATGCACAAAGTTCGCATAAACCATACTCCCTGCGACAGTAAACGGTGTTGGACGGTGAAGAGCTCGTTGAATCGTGATGAAGTCTCTTTGGAACTGAATAATCAGACTGAAGAGCGGATTCACAAACTTACTCACCTTGTGACAGACAAAAATCAAAGCCACCTTATGAAAGCGACAAAGTTTTTTGAGTTTTTGCAGTTGGTGATTCTTGAAAAACATTTCTTTCAACTCACAACCAATCACTTCAAACAAAGAGCTCGTCACCAGCTCTTGTAAAACCCAGAAAAGTTGTTCCGCTTCTTTGGGTTCTTTCACGACCAACAATTTTTTTAAGTTGATCTTTCTGCTGGTCAGGTGCGCGGGCAGCAATTGCGTTCCGCCATTCACCCAGGCGACCCACTTGTTATCTTCGTGGGCTTTTTGGGTCATGCTCACCCACAAAGAGGTTGCGCCTGTCCCCGGGCTTCCTTGAAAGAGGCTTAAGTCTCCCTTAGGAATTCCCTTCCATAAAAGGAAGTCATCTAAGGTACTCACTCCCGTGGGAACCCCGGGAGGTGGTTGCAGTTGATCTGCGGAAACAAACTGAATGTCAGACAAAGCGGGAAGGGCGACGGCACTCATTGAAAGCCTCCATTTACATATTAGTTACTATGTAAATAATATGTAAGTCAAAGGTGTAAATCACGAACTAGACCAGGTACGGACACACTTTCTCCATGCGGCCCCGTGTCGGGCCGATGGAGAAAGTGTGTCCGTACCTTTTCTCGTAATTTCAATGCCTTGCGTGAAGTGGTGTTGCTCGAAAGTTTGGTTTTCACTTACATGTTAAATGTGAATTTCATTGAAATATGGCAAGCCAAATAAGATGTTTCGGGCATGAAACATTTTGCGTTCGTTTTGCTGACTCTTTCGTTCTCTTTGATCACTCATGCTGCCTGGGATCTGAATGACGTTTCTTACGTGATGCCGTTGCAAACTCAAGAAGACGGACATGTGAACACTCTTCCGATGAAGGGTTTGATTCCAGAAAAAATATTCGAGCGCATTTCTCCAATCGCCATGGATATGGATCCGCAAACCAATGCGCGCGCGATGCGTGTGGTAGCGATGCGTATTGATCCTTGTTTTCCGTACCCAACTCAGATCAGCTGCCAAAAACAACTTCGTCTGGTGTGGCAACCACTTTTGCAGTGGGAAGAAGACGGCTCTATCGACGCTGTCGATGCGGCTCTTCACTCGTTCTATCCACTGACTGATTCTGAATTCGATTCGTTGTTGCAAGAGCTGCAAACTTGGAAAGCCAGAACGGGAGTGGAAACTCGCGGTCTTCCCTTGGGACCTCACCCGGCTTGGAAATCAGGTCGTGGAGTGGCGGCTTTGAAAGATTTGAATCGCATCATTCTTAAATATGCGGGTGAAAGAAATCTTTCCCGTGTGACGGCGATGTTCCTGCGCGGAGGCGGAGCGATGTGGCTGTTTGGTGCGTTTGAATTTAAAAATGGTGAGCTGGTTACCATGACAATTCCGCGTTTGGGTAAAAACACCGCTCAGTCATTCGTAAACGTGGTGACTTCAGGAGACGTTTTCTCGGGTGGAGGTATCGCCGGTGCACGTGCTGCTGGGGATGATACGTTAAGCAACCTGGTCGCGGAATCGCAACGAGTTCGTACGGGTAATGAAGATGTGATTCGTAAAGAACTATCTGCCGCTTACAAAATTGAAAATCCAAAATCGTATAATCCAGAAAATATGGACTGCGTAAGCTGTCATGTGGCTCAAACGGCGCGCCTGTGGGTGGACCGCAAACGTAAAGACATGGCGACTCAGGATATTGCCACACAATTTGGTTATTTAAATCCCGCCTATAACTTGGCGAATGTGAGTGATGAACCTTGGCACACGCAACAATTGCGAGCTCTTGGATACCATAATAAAAAAGTATCAATCGCCCAACGCGCGATTAACGAATCCGCTGAAGTGGCAGACGCTATCAATCGTTATTTAAATTCCAAGTAATTATTGAAAGACCTTAGAGCAGGTGGGAGCAGTAGGATTTTGCGTAATATAGCGAAGTCCTTCGAGCACGCGGTCGTTGCGTGACATCTTCATGCCTAAAGCAGAAAAGTATTTTGCAAGTTCTGTATCGGGAGTTGTTGCTGCTTGAATGTATTGGCTGACCGACGTCATTTCAGATTGATTTAAAAATTTTTGATAGCCAGTACTAAATCCGACTTTTGCTTTTTCGATAATTTTCAAAGTTGCCGGAGAAAGCCTTTCCGTCTCTGGCATATAATAATCATCGACAGTATTGAAATAAGGTTTTCCCTTAGTGACTGCAAAGCTCATTGCATTTTTTCCTGCGACCCACACGGGAAGAGTCGCTTGCTCATAGAAGAAATTAAAAACTGCTTGTGGCACCGAACCCACAAAGACGAAATACACATTTCCTGGCTTCAGGGAGGTTTTCGAAAACTCTTGAGGAGTTAACAGGTGCATTTGTTTTTGATGTTTTAGTTCCGTTGCATTGCTGGATTCAAATCCGGACTTCTTGCCAAATACCTTGCTCATTACATCCATATCTTGAGGGTTGAACGGAGAAACAACCGGAATTACGATGGCTTTGGATTTATCCATTTTTGCGGCGGCACTTTTTACGGACTTGCCATAAAAATACATTCTTTGTGGAGCAAAGGTCTGAGTGCCGACGCCATAAACTGGAAAGCTAAAATTAATTTGCGCGGACTCAGCGAATCTTTGAACAAAATGCTTCAAATCTGCCGAGAGGTCATTCATCGCTGGAACAGACTTCAAAAATTCCTCTGTTGAATTCGAGGGTAAGTTTGCAAGCGGCATGTCTTTTAATGCTTTAAGTACAGTTAGTTTATCTGAATAAAGACCCACATCGCCCCAACCCAAAGGTTGCATGCGCAGATAATTTTCAGACCGAGAAATATTTTTGAATTTATCGCCGAAACCATCGTCTGCACCAGATACCGCTAGTTGAACTTTTGCGACCTGATTATCAGCAACAGAGTCAGCGTAAGTACCGATATCGATATAATGAACTTCACCCGCAATGCCTTGAGGAAAGCCTGGATAGATTTTTTGAATCTTGCCCGCAACCGCAGGCTGATAGATGACTTCGAATTCGCCGCTGAAACCTAGATCACGAAGTCTACGCATTACGGAAATGCCCGCCGACTGATGACCAAATCCAGGAGCGCTATCAACATAGACGCGAATCAATTTTTGCCGATGCAAAAACTCTTCAGGGCTAGCGGCAAAAACCACCAACCCAAACAGAAGAATCGCATTAAAAAGAACGGCGCGAATTACATTCACTAATTAAATACCTTTGAACAGCTTATAGGTTTGTTCGGATTTGCTCTGCTGAACAAATCTTGCATTCTGGATAAACCGCTTTGGAAGCTTTTTTGGCCTTCTTTAGCGTAAGTTTTACGGTCTTCCGGGAGATTAATTCCAGTTTTCTGATAAACGATGCTGCGAGCATTTTTGTAATACTCATCAGGAGTCATTCTGATGGAACTTCCCAGGAAGGGACCATTTTTCTGAGTAACCATTAGCTGAACACCTTTTTCCATATAAAGTACTTCATCGGGAAAAATCAGCATGGATGCCAGTACTTCCAACTCGCCATTGAATCCAGAAATAGTATTCACCAATGTTCGGCGTTTATCGATGCGAAGAGTGACAATACCACCGGATGCATTGGTATCCCTTAACGCCATCATTTTTTTATCAGTGCTTTCCGGAATTGTATCACCCTCGATGATGACTTTTCCTGTGCCAAACTGATGTGCCACCTGTACATCATAGCTGAGTGAAATAAATGGAGAACCAGCTGGATTGCCGGCATGGTTGCTCATCATTTTGCTTAGTGTGTGAGGTTGAATCAGAGGAGAAATGGGTTTACCGCTGGTATTCACACCATTGGTACCAAAAGTCTCAAAAGTTTTTTGCAGGCCTTTGAGTTTATAAAGATGCGAACCTGAGCCCGCCGTCAGACGTTTTGAGAAAAGACCCCCGCCGATGATTTTACCTTTGGAATCACGCACTTCTTGCAATTTTTCGTCTTCATCCATTCCGCGAAATAAAATCTGGGCCCCTTCATAGTTGGGATGGCGAATGGCATCAACGTAATCACGCCAGAAAGTTTTTTCGGTAGGTTCCATGATAGCCCAAGGAAAAATCTTTTCCATGGCATCGGCAACACCCGCGCGGTCATTTGCTTTGACCATCTCGCTTAATGATTTTGTTTGAACGACTTCTTCGCGTTGAGCTGCGGTCGCCTCAAGTTCTTTGTTTTGCTTTCTGACTTCCAGTTTAGCTGCAGAGTTAAGTGACTCCATTTGTCTTTTTTCACGCAAGTCAATTTGGTCCTGAACACTTGCTAATGCTTCAGCATAGGATTGCTTGGTATCGACAAAAACACCTTTAAGCTTTGCGTACTCTGCAAGAGCGGCCATTTTCTGATCATCTGTCAAATTTTTCAATGGAGTGAAAGAGTTTGTATTCATACGAACTACTTGAGTAAGTCCCATCGCACGCTCTGCCATCGCTCTTTTTGAAATGATGCTGCCGGCGTCTGCATTGGCTTTTAATTCAAGAAGTTCCATAGTTGAAGTGATGCCGTAGGATGAGTTTCCACCAGAGCTGATTGTCATTCCCAGTGTGTGTGTGAGTGATTGAAAGGTAGTAAGTAAGGCTTCGTAATTGTGATGATGAAGTGTCTTTCCATGAGCAATTGTTGTTTTCGTTCCAATAATGGAAGTAACATCAAAAATTTGATTTAAGCTAACGAGTGATTCAAGCAATACAAAGGGATTTGTTTTTGCGGATTCGTGCACAGTCACGATCGCTGTCGCTTGACCTTTGGAATTGTCTGTCATCGAGACGAAAGCCACCTCGCCTGCGGGCATATTTCTGCTGTACTTTACGTCTAATGTGTATTTAGGTTTACCGGATTCCTCTCCGGGAAGCATCATGTGTGCAAGACTCATGACACTGCTGTTGCCTACGTGAATAAGTACATCCAATGCACTTTGTGGATTGGCTAATACCTTGTATTCAACCTTTTTGTATTCATCATAAATTTTATTCTGTGCATCCATCATTTCTTTCGCTTGTTGGGCGGCGATGGCTTTGTAATTGGCATCATTCAAATAATTGTAGGAGCTATGATGGGAGTTCATATCCATGTCTGATTGATGATGTTGAGCAAAAACCGCCTGCGATAGCAGGGAGCTTGTGATTGCTGCCAATGTGATTTTTGCCAGGAATGAACTGCGAAGTCTCATAGATACACCTCTTCAGGGTTCTATAAAGCAAGACATGTTCCGCCTGATTTCACATATATGTCATTTGGAATGAAAAATATTAGACAAAGGACAATTTGGGCTCGACGTCTCATTGTGAGACGCAAAGAAACAGGTATATCCAAAAAAGGTACGGCCTTATCTCGGGAGATAAGGCCGTACCTTTTTTCTATTAAAAAATTAGGAAGGATGATGACCCGGTGGTGTAAGCTCCTCGTTATAAAGAGGATCAACGTAACGAATACCATGACCACCGTTTAAAACCATCAATTCAGCCACGGTGTATTTTTCTTCTTCGTTTTTAGTCGCAACGGAAAGAAGGAGGTGGCCTTGTTTCAATTCCTGGTCGGCTTCTTCAACCAGATCCCACTCTCCTGTGCCCAGGAACTTCTGCACCCAGCGTCCCCAGGCTTCTTTCAGAGTGTGTCGAGATCCATCGGCATCAACGGCATCCACACCGTAATCGCCTTCGTAGACATGAATATCGCCTTCCAACCAGCCTTCGCGAATGATTGCTTGGGCGGCATTCCTGGCCTGCTCCTGACTTGCGAAAAATCCCAGTGTTCTGTGCGTGGGATATTTCAAGTAATCCGGGTGGGGCAGTTGTTCGATCTCGACCATTTTGAACCTCCTTATTCAAAATTTAAAAACCATTAAAATTTAAACTAAAATCTATTCAAACATTCCATCCATCGTGATGTTGTCTGCATTTCTTTGAGTCATGCGCAGTTGTTTGTAGAACGATTTTTGGCATTGGCCACGAACCAAAGCATCCATTCCACCGATCATCGCCGTGTAAACTTCTTCGACCGTCAATACGTTCGTTGAAGTGATGACACCCGATTTTGGTGCAGTTGAACGAAGCTTGCTCATAAAGTGATCGCGAGAATCACAAGACATCATACCAATTACATCCGCCTGGCGGCTTGGGTTGCTTAAAGACTGAAGCATCTTGTTGAATCCCGGGCGGTACTTTTTATAGTAACCCGCATAGTTCACTTTGTTCGTTCCCGCGATAAATTTCGGTGGAGCAAAATCAGGTCCGCCCCCATTTCTGGAATGACCGAAATAGAAAGCTGCATCCGCATCCTGCAAAGCGCGATCATAATAATTTTGCATGTAAGCAGTACGTTGCTCTTGAGATGAAGAGTTCACGTTGTTGTCCAGGTACTCAGTCGCTGAAGCAAACTGAATTTCAACACGGGCGCGAACCGGTCGACCTTGGACAGTTACATTTTTAACGAACACGTACGGATTACCGGAAGTTTCTTGTCTAAAGCGACACAGTTGAAAGTTTCCGCGACAGCTGCCAGTGATTAAATCTACCAAAGCATAGTAAGCCCCGATGTCGATAGAAGGACTGTAACCATAGTTACGAGAACCACTGCGCACAACACTTCCCGTTGTCCAATCAAGGTAGCCCATGGCCACGCGAATATCGATCAAGCCATCGTTCAAAATGCGGCCATAACGTTGCTCACACTTCGCGCGTTGATCGGCAGGCAGATTTGAAATTCTATCGTTCGCAAGATTTGCGAGATTCTTTGCGTAGCCTTCACCATAAGCTTCGAACGAGTTTTGGTAGACGTATCCACGACGTGCTTCGGCCGTGAAAGGCAAGATTAACAAACAAATAATAATTACGTGCTTCATTGAGCGTCCCCTCTGCAAATAAAGTCTAAGAGGGGACTATCACAAAGCGCCAATTAAATGGATTTAATAATCGGTGTGGCCACGCGCTTCAGAAATGCGTCGACACTGGGCGCATACTCACCGCGAAAATCACGCAGTCCAGTAAGATGCTCAGCCTCTGGTAAATTGAGTTTGGACCAATTCAATTTGTGATGCGGCTCGAAAATTTCGTCTATGTGCGCTGGAGGAATCAATTTATCCTTCCATCCGCGAATTGACAGGATGGGAAAGTTCTCAGGAAATTTTTCGAGTTGTTCGTGAGTATCTTTGTGAAAATGCAAAGACCAAAACACTCCCAGTGCTGCCGTCGCAGGAAGTTTCAATCCGCCGAATGGAAATGGAAATCTGTAGTTTCGCAAGAGTTTCCACACCGAAGGAAGAAAGCGTGCAGTTGGACCGCTGTCGCAAATTAAGGCAACAGTATCAACGCAATGACGTTTCGCCATCGCTTCGATGGCCGAAGCTGAGGGATTCGAGAAAGCGTAAACTATTTTGTTACCGGGAATTGCATTTAGCAGTTTTTCAATTTGTGCGGCATAGACGTGCTTTACACCCATCGCACCATCTGCAGTTATCGGCAGACGTTTAAAAAGATCCTTGGCGGTGCCGTTCAGTTGGAATGCAAATGCATCAAAGCCAAATTCATTCACCATCTTGATATGACGGATCAGCTCGCGCTTGGAGCCTTCGTAAAAATGCACGAAGAATATCAATTCATTGTAGCGTTTGTTTTTAGAGAGAAAAAACTCTCCTTCAAACGGAAATTCTGATTTCGCGAGTTCTGTATAATCCATGGCTGCTCCAACCACGTTAGAGTGCCAGCGGCAGGCGTCATTGTGAAGATAAAAAAAGGGCTCCCTTGGGAGGAGCCCTTTTCAGAGTTTTTGATCTATTCAGTTCTTAGTGTTTGTGAACTGGATTTTTCGAAGGCCAAAGATCTGTCCAGTGAGCTGTACGACCTTCCGCTTGGTGGGTCGCACCCAACGCGCTTTCAGAAACGATTACTTTTTCAAGAGCCGTTTCTGCTAACACCTTACCGCATGCTTCCACCACAGCGTCAGCGTCGATGTGGTGATAAGCATAGATCTCTGAAGGGCGACCGCACTTAGAGTGCTTGATCACGCCCAATGCTTCCTGGCGAACACCGATCAATGATCCGATGTTATCAAGCATACCAATCTCACCATCCGCGACCGATACGACTGGAACACGTTTACCAGCGACAGTGATCAAATCACCAGTGGATACGTCTTCAGACTTTCTCAAGTAAAGGTTGGAGTTGATGCCCAGACCGTTTTTCAAGTAATCGTAATCGTTTTCGTGACCCAAAATACCGCAAAGTAGATCTTGTGAAGTCACCGCGATCACGTTTGCGTAGATACCGCGAGCAAGCAAGGCCTCAGAAGCTTTGATACCTTCAGTAACCATTGTGCCTAGTGCAAAGATATTCACAACGTTGTCACCTGGCTCGTAGCCAGCGTAACCACGGTAGTCGATCAAGTAATAAGCGCCTTGCAACACTTCTTCACGAAGAGTTTGCAAAATAGAAGCGTCATCCATAGCGGCCACTTCTTCTTCATTGATTCCACCCGCAACTGGGAACTCCGCACGAGACAATTGACCTTCCAGGCCTTGTTTGAAGCGAGCTTGAGTTTTCAGGTATTTCAAAAGATCTTTTTGCTCCACACCACGAGTTACCAGACGAAGCAAAGTACCTGTACGGCCGGCATTGTCGTTCATAACGTGACGTTTGATTGTGTCGCACATGATCCAATCAAGTTCGATACAAGAGAACGGCTCCCACGTGATTTGGTTCGGAATCTGGATGTCAGACTTCCAACCGTGCTGCGCACCTTCCGGAGAAAGAGAAACACCTGATGGAGTACCCACACAAATAAATGAGCTCTTCCAGTAGAGGTTGTAGAAGTATTGGTCCAAGGCACGTTTGATAAAGAAGTCGTAGACAGTCATCAAGGGGATGATAGGTACACCTACGATGTCGCGCATTTTACCGAATGCACCCACGCAAGACATAACGTTACCTTCGGCGATTTCGAAACGCAGGAAGCGGTCAGATTCTTCTTCGCCAGGAACCAAGTCAGGAAGTTTGTGGTCTTTAACGCCCAAGTCAGTTTCGTGGTCGACAACAACTGGAGCACCGAAAATTTTACCGTCCATCGCAGGATTCAAGTTCGTTGAAGTACCAACATCTGGAGCCATAGAGATGAACAACTCGCCCGGAAGTTTGAATGGTTTTTCATGGTCCGTTAGAGGTTTTTGTTTATCAGTCAATTTTGATTCATCAAGCGGAGTATTCGCAATACGAGTCAACTTTGCAGTCAACTGACCAAGCATCCACTGTGTATGAGGGTAGCTTGTCATTTTCGTATTGATGTCCAAAGCCTGAGGGATTTCGCCGAACTCAGTCAGCTTTTTCAAGAAGTACTCTTGGTTCTTAGCTTTCAAAGCGTATTGCGCTTTCAT
This genomic window contains:
- a CDS encoding recA protein, which gives rise to MSAVALPALSDIQFVSADQLQPPPGVPTGVSTLDDFLLWKGIPKGDLSLFQGSPGTGATSLWVSMTQKAHEDNKWVAWVNGGTQLLPAHLTSRKINLKKLLVVKEPKEAEQLFWVLQELVTSSLFEVIGCELKEMFFKNHQLQKLKKLCRFHKVALIFVCHKVSKFVNPLFSLIIQFQRDFITIQRALHRPTPFTVAGSMVYANFVHQFKNTARKLLS
- a CDS encoding alpha/beta hydrolase, which codes for MDYTELAKSEFPFEGEFFLSKNKRYNELIFFVHFYEGSKRELIRHIKMVNEFGFDAFAFQLNGTAKDLFKRLPITADGAMGVKHVYAAQIEKLLNAIPGNKIVYAFSNPSASAIEAMAKRHCVDTVALICDSGPTARFLPSVWKLLRNYRFPFPFGGLKLPATAALGVFWSLHFHKDTHEQLEKFPENFPILSIRGWKDKLIPPAHIDEIFEPHHKLNWSKLNLPEAEHLTGLRDFRGEYAPSVDAFLKRVATPIIKSI
- a CDS encoding pyruvate dehydrogenase, whose amino-acid sequence is MADSKNKNAKPETLKGATPEVLDVIARRALYLSTQMIWQANHRSDKEKGDPKIGGHPAACASSLHIMGALHLMAKTGFDHIANKPHASPVDHSYNYLLDLLLKNDLTKLTQEQADQAMNGLRKFTDGSEFVFQSYHSAYDPDHHNFFPSGTVGIPPVEAGYMALAYRYAREHGYEVPDAHFWAVCGDSEFREGSMYEAVPDFAEREIGSLTWILDYNRQSLDGHRITNKEIMNGTDADRVERTMAANGWEVIQVRHGSKRLALFAKKDGETFKNFLEKKLEDYELQSLLLVQDMKALKKGIAKEHPDMKKFLDSVTDEELYEGLRDFGGHDMIQLAQAMEQSKLSTRRPTIIIAHTLKGWGLKAAAQPGNHSSLPQEDEVNALKAAQGITGDTLYQRLDPNSAAGKFLAARSEKIFGEMKAQYALKAKNQEYFLKKLTEFGEIPQALDINTKMTSYPHTQWMLGQLTAKLTRIANTPLDESKLTDKQKPLTDHEKPFKLPGELFISMAPDVGTSTNLNPAMDGKIFGAPVVVDHETDLGVKDHKLPDLVPGEEESDRFLRFEIAEGNVMSCVGAFGKMRDIVGVPIIPLMTVYDFFIKRALDQYFYNLYWKSSFICVGTPSGVSLSPEGAQHGWKSDIQIPNQITWEPFSCIELDWIMCDTIKRHVMNDNAGRTGTLLRLVTRGVEQKDLLKYLKTQARFKQGLEGQLSRAEFPVAGGINEEEVAAMDDASILQTLREEVLQGAYYLIDYRGYAGYEPGDNVVNIFALGTMVTEGIKASEALLARGIYANVIAVTSQDLLCGILGHENDYDYLKNGLGINSNLYLRKSEDVSTGDLITVAGKRVPVVSVADGEIGMLDNIGSLIGVRQEALGVIKHSKCGRPSEIYAYHHIDADAVVEACGKVLAETALEKVIVSESALGATHQAEGRTAHWTDLWPSKNPVHKH